Proteins encoded within one genomic window of Saccharopolyspora pogona:
- the pcaG gene encoding protocatechuate 3,4-dioxygenase subunit alpha, giving the protein MAAPTPPATTPSQTVGPFYAVPGGILWDDGAEVVAADRAGAFVLHGWLADGNGDPIPDGVIEIWQADEQGRFDHPDDPRPESSGWQGFGRCPTDADGGFWFRTVKPGPLPTPEGATEAPHIDVTVLARGMLNRVVTRVYFPDEEQANAADPVLSAVDPARRATLVAAADDRGYRFDIRLQGDDETVFFAL; this is encoded by the coding sequence ATGGCTGCTCCCACTCCCCCGGCTACCACTCCGTCACAGACGGTCGGCCCGTTCTACGCCGTGCCCGGCGGCATCCTCTGGGACGACGGAGCCGAGGTGGTCGCCGCCGACCGCGCGGGCGCGTTCGTTCTGCACGGGTGGCTCGCCGACGGCAACGGCGATCCCATCCCGGACGGCGTGATCGAGATCTGGCAGGCCGACGAGCAGGGTCGGTTCGACCATCCCGACGACCCGCGGCCGGAGTCCTCCGGGTGGCAGGGCTTCGGCCGGTGCCCGACCGACGCCGACGGCGGGTTCTGGTTCCGCACCGTCAAGCCTGGCCCGTTGCCCACCCCGGAGGGGGCGACCGAGGCGCCGCACATTGACGTGACCGTGCTGGCCCGCGGCATGCTGAACCGGGTCGTCACCCGCGTCTACTTCCCGGACGAGGAGCAGGCCAACGCTGCCGATCCGGTGCTGTCCGCGGTAGATCCGGCGCGGCGCGCCACGCTGGTCGCGGCGGCCGACGACCGCGGCTACCGCTTCGACATCCGATTGCAGGGCGATGACGAAACCGTCTTCTTCGCTCTTTGA